From the genome of Phytohabitans rumicis, one region includes:
- a CDS encoding DUF1206 domain-containing protein — translation MTVTAARAANSTTLEALARFGFLGYGLVHLLFAWLILQLALGQPADEGDQSGALRTLAQQPLGSVLVGAVVVGLLAMAVWQALEAAIGHREDSGGERTFERLASAGRVAVYGYFAWTGYKVLKGANSDSADKQQSLSADLMGSEGGRWLVGLGGIALAVLGAGLVWYGLVKRFEKHLRIHQMSAAARTLSRRLGVAGYTSKGIAYGIAGVLFVVAAATYDPSKARGLDSTLDTLRQQTYGTLLLILMALGIGAFAAFCVIQARYRKV, via the coding sequence ATGACCGTGACCGCGGCGCGCGCCGCCAACAGCACCACCCTGGAGGCGCTCGCCCGCTTCGGCTTCCTCGGCTACGGGCTCGTGCACCTGCTTTTCGCCTGGCTGATCCTGCAGCTCGCACTGGGCCAACCCGCGGACGAGGGCGACCAGTCCGGCGCCCTGCGCACCCTGGCCCAGCAGCCGCTCGGCAGCGTCCTGGTCGGCGCGGTCGTAGTGGGCCTGCTCGCCATGGCGGTCTGGCAGGCGTTGGAGGCAGCCATCGGGCATCGCGAGGACAGCGGTGGGGAACGCACGTTCGAGCGGCTCGCCTCCGCCGGCCGCGTCGCGGTGTACGGCTACTTCGCCTGGACCGGATACAAGGTACTCAAGGGGGCGAACTCCGACAGCGCGGACAAGCAGCAGTCCCTCAGCGCCGACCTGATGGGATCCGAGGGCGGCCGCTGGCTCGTCGGGCTGGGCGGGATCGCGCTCGCCGTCCTCGGCGCCGGCCTCGTCTGGTACGGCCTGGTCAAGCGGTTCGAGAAGCACCTGCGCATCCACCAGATGAGCGCCGCCGCGCGCACGCTCTCCCGCCGGCTCGGCGTCGCCGGATACACCAGCAAGGGCATCGCGTACGGCATCGCCGGCGTGCTCTTCGTGGTGGCCGCCGCGACGTACGACCCGAGCAAGGCGCGCGGCCTCGACTCCACTTTGGACACGCTGCGGCAGCAGACGTACGGCACGCTCCTGCTGATCCTCATGGCGCTGGGGATCGGCGCGTTCGCCGCGTTCTGCGTGATCCAGGCCCGTTACCGCAAGGTCTGA
- a CDS encoding metallophosphoesterase: protein MRVPRVARVDVTIPRLGAGLDGVRVVLLTDTHYGPIDRARWSSAVVDVVNGLDADIVCHTGDIADGTVAARRAQSAPLGDVRARYARTYVTGNHEYFGEAEGWLARMSELGWEALHNRHIVVERGGSRLVVAGVDDRTAKSSGRPGHGADHATALAGADPDLPVLLLAHQPKQIGAAVDAGVDLQISGHTHGGQIWPFHYLVRLDQPVVRGLTRHGARTQLYTSRGTGFWGPPLRIFAPSEITLLTLRSA, encoded by the coding sequence ATGCGCGTGCCGCGCGTCGCCCGCGTGGACGTCACGATCCCGCGGCTGGGCGCCGGCCTGGACGGGGTACGCGTCGTGCTGCTGACCGACACGCACTACGGGCCGATCGACCGGGCGCGCTGGTCGTCGGCGGTGGTCGACGTGGTCAACGGGCTGGACGCCGACATCGTGTGCCACACCGGCGACATCGCGGACGGCACGGTGGCCGCTCGGCGGGCGCAGTCCGCCCCGCTCGGCGACGTCCGCGCCCGGTACGCCCGCACGTACGTGACCGGCAACCACGAGTACTTCGGCGAGGCCGAGGGCTGGCTCGCCCGGATGAGCGAGCTCGGCTGGGAGGCGCTGCACAACCGGCACATCGTGGTGGAGCGCGGCGGTTCCCGGCTGGTCGTCGCGGGTGTCGACGACCGGACGGCCAAGTCGTCGGGGCGCCCCGGCCACGGCGCCGACCACGCCACCGCGCTCGCCGGCGCCGACCCGGACCTGCCCGTACTCCTGCTGGCGCACCAGCCGAAGCAGATCGGGGCGGCCGTGGACGCGGGCGTCGACCTGCAGATCTCCGGGCACACGCACGGCGGGCAGATCTGGCCGTTCCACTACCTGGTGCGCCTCGACCAGCCGGTGGTGCGCGGGCTGACCCGGCACGGCGCGCGGACCCAGCTCTACACCAGCCGCGGCACCGGCTTCTGGGGGCCGCCGCTGCGGATCTTCGCGCCGAGCGAGATCACCCTGCTGACGCTGCGGTCCGCCTGA
- a CDS encoding sulfite oxidase, protein MTTVDDLSGPARVAEAGEGITAEELRLAARNHGMPLEALRYDVTPAGLHYLLIHYDIPDLDAASHTLTVDGHVDTPLHLDLAALRARPRVTRRVTLECAGNGRTLLEPRPVSQPWVLEAVGNAEWTGTPLAPLLREAGVGDGAVDVLFTGADHGIERGVEQDYQRGLPVAEALREEPLLAYEMNGAPLLPQHGAPLRLIVPGWYGMAHVKWLRGITVLDRAFEGYQNAVAYRLRQEAGEPGVPVTRIEPRALVRPPGFPDFMSRARVLRPGPCVLDGRAWSGHAPITRVEVTTDGGDTWADATVVRSDDEWAWRRWEYPWTTEPGRYTVSARATDASGRTQPVRPQWNRGGFANNLVQRVDVAVLAG, encoded by the coding sequence ATGACCACGGTCGATGATCTGAGCGGGCCGGCACGGGTCGCCGAGGCCGGCGAGGGCATCACCGCCGAGGAGCTTCGCCTCGCCGCGCGCAACCACGGCATGCCGCTGGAGGCGCTACGGTACGACGTCACCCCGGCCGGGCTGCACTACCTGCTCATCCACTACGACATCCCGGACCTGGACGCGGCGAGCCACACGCTCACCGTCGACGGGCACGTGGACACCCCACTGCATCTGGACCTCGCCGCGCTGCGCGCCCGCCCGCGGGTCACCCGGCGGGTCACGCTCGAGTGCGCCGGAAACGGCCGCACGCTGCTCGAACCGCGTCCGGTGAGCCAGCCCTGGGTGCTGGAGGCCGTCGGCAACGCCGAGTGGACCGGCACCCCGCTCGCGCCGCTGCTGCGCGAGGCGGGCGTCGGCGACGGCGCGGTCGACGTGCTCTTCACCGGCGCCGACCACGGGATCGAACGCGGCGTCGAGCAGGACTACCAGCGCGGCCTCCCGGTCGCCGAGGCGCTGCGCGAGGAGCCCCTGCTGGCGTACGAGATGAACGGCGCTCCCCTGCTCCCCCAGCACGGCGCGCCGCTGCGCCTCATCGTGCCCGGCTGGTACGGCATGGCCCACGTGAAGTGGCTGCGCGGGATCACGGTGCTCGACCGGGCGTTCGAGGGCTACCAGAACGCGGTCGCCTACCGGCTGCGGCAGGAGGCTGGCGAGCCGGGCGTACCGGTGACCCGGATCGAGCCGCGGGCGCTGGTCCGCCCGCCCGGCTTCCCGGACTTCATGTCCCGCGCCCGGGTGCTGCGCCCCGGCCCGTGCGTGCTGGACGGCCGGGCCTGGTCCGGGCACGCCCCGATCACCCGGGTGGAGGTCACCACCGACGGCGGCGACACGTGGGCGGACGCGACCGTCGTGCGGAGCGACGACGAGTGGGCCTGGCGGCGCTGGGAGTACCCGTGGACCACGGAGCCGGGCCGGTACACGGTCAGCGCGCGGGCCACCGACGCGTCCGGCCGTACCCAGCCGGTGCGGCCGCAGTGGAACCGCGGCGGCTTCGCCAACAACCTGGTCCAGCGCGTGGACGTCGCGGTGCTGGCGGGTTAG
- a CDS encoding S1 family peptidase — MRFRRLAAPVVAAVLLAIGSAVPANAIANGQEVPIGRYRFSVKLTMTGIPTPDGGRRNSACSGALIAPQWVITAGHCFRDANGNRVERPVADLTTATVGRTDLNGTGGYVATVIAVRQSPTNDVALAKIDRVITDIAPIRLTTAVPRVAEVVRVTGYGSTTSANPAPVTRLRMGQMKVAAVTTTTVGMTGWRPAADTTPCPYDSGGPYFRERYKGWAELVAVVSTGPSCPHTQVETAARIDNILPWIRGAMA; from the coding sequence GTGCGTTTCCGCCGCCTCGCCGCCCCCGTGGTGGCCGCCGTGCTCCTCGCCATCGGCAGCGCCGTCCCGGCCAACGCGATCGCCAACGGTCAGGAAGTGCCGATCGGCCGGTACCGGTTCTCCGTCAAGCTGACGATGACCGGGATCCCGACGCCGGACGGCGGCCGGCGCAACAGCGCCTGCTCCGGCGCGCTGATCGCCCCGCAGTGGGTGATCACCGCGGGTCACTGCTTCCGCGACGCGAACGGCAACCGGGTGGAGCGGCCGGTCGCCGACCTCACCACGGCCACCGTCGGCCGCACCGACCTCAACGGCACCGGCGGGTACGTCGCGACCGTCATCGCCGTACGGCAGTCGCCCACCAACGACGTCGCGCTCGCGAAGATCGACCGGGTGATCACCGACATCGCGCCGATCCGCCTCACCACCGCGGTGCCGCGCGTCGCCGAGGTGGTCCGGGTGACCGGGTACGGCTCGACCACCAGCGCCAACCCCGCACCGGTGACCCGGCTGCGGATGGGGCAGATGAAGGTCGCGGCGGTGACCACCACCACGGTCGGGATGACCGGTTGGCGGCCGGCGGCGGACACGACCCCCTGCCCGTACGACTCCGGCGGTCCGTACTTCCGCGAGCGGTACAAGGGCTGGGCCGAGCTGGTGGCGGTGGTCAGCACCGGGCCGAGCTGCCCGCACACGCAGGTGGAGACCGCCGCCCGGATCGACAACATCCTGCCCTGGATCCGCGGCGCCATGGCGTAG
- a CDS encoding zinc-binding dehydrogenase: MRFIEIAEFGGPEVLVVREASAPVPGTGEVLVEVAAADVLWVETRIRQGNGAPYFPVQPPYRPGVGVAGTVSAAGDGVDPAWLGRRVISRTGEHGGYTDRALVPAAGLIPVPDGVDLRDAAALLHDGVTALTLADIVRIEPGDRVLVTAAGGGLGVLLVQLAHAAGARVVAAGRGAAKLERVRQQGADAVVDYSTPDWIDRVRAAVGGLDVVFDGAGGAYGRAALDLVAPGGRFSAHGTPSGEFAAVDPDDAKTRGIIATGIAEVQLSPEQFQGYAARALAEAAAGRLRPLIGQTYPLERAPEAHAAIETRAAVGKTLLVV; the protein is encoded by the coding sequence ATGCGTTTCATCGAGATAGCGGAGTTCGGCGGGCCCGAGGTGCTGGTCGTCCGGGAGGCGTCCGCGCCGGTGCCCGGCACCGGCGAGGTCCTGGTCGAGGTCGCGGCGGCCGACGTGTTGTGGGTCGAGACACGGATCCGGCAGGGCAACGGCGCGCCGTACTTCCCCGTCCAGCCGCCGTACCGGCCGGGCGTCGGGGTCGCCGGCACGGTGTCCGCCGCCGGCGACGGCGTCGACCCGGCCTGGCTCGGCCGCCGCGTCATCAGCCGGACGGGGGAGCACGGCGGCTACACCGACCGCGCGCTGGTGCCTGCCGCCGGGCTGATCCCGGTGCCGGACGGAGTGGACCTGCGCGACGCGGCCGCGCTGCTGCACGACGGCGTCACGGCGCTCACCCTCGCCGACATCGTCCGGATCGAGCCGGGCGACCGGGTGCTCGTCACCGCCGCCGGCGGCGGCCTCGGCGTACTCCTGGTGCAGCTGGCCCACGCCGCGGGCGCGCGGGTCGTCGCGGCCGGGCGCGGCGCGGCGAAGCTCGAACGCGTCCGCCAGCAGGGCGCGGACGCCGTCGTGGACTACTCCACCCCGGACTGGATCGACCGGGTACGCGCCGCGGTCGGCGGCCTCGACGTGGTCTTCGACGGCGCCGGCGGCGCGTACGGCCGGGCCGCGCTGGACCTGGTCGCGCCCGGTGGGCGGTTCTCCGCGCACGGCACCCCGAGCGGCGAGTTCGCCGCCGTCGACCCGGACGACGCGAAGACCAGGGGCATCATCGCGACCGGCATCGCGGAGGTCCAGCTCAGCCCAGAGCAATTCCAGGGGTACGCCGCGCGAGCGCTCGCCGAAGCCGCGGCGGGACGGCTCCGGCCGCTCATCGGACAGACGTACCCGCTGGAAAGGGCGCCCGAGGCGCACGCCGCTATCGAGACGCGCGCCGCCGTGGGAAAGACGCTGCTGGTGGTCTAG
- a CDS encoding ketopantoate reductase family protein: protein MTELWNFAVVGPGGVGGLLGAVLARAGHAVQYVARPDTAAALNERGLSVHSAQFGDFHVPAPAVPRLAGPVDACLVAVKATQLDAALESLPAQAVGDGLVLPLLNGVDHMEVLRGRYPAGQVVAGAIRVESTRTAAGRIEHTSPFSWMELASHTAPPERVDALAARLRQAGFEVTVRDDETALLWDKLAFLAPLALLTTHAAGPVGEVREHRRDDLEAVIGEVTAVAGAAGAQVDPAKILDMFERVPAGMKSSMLRDAEAHRPTELDAIGGAVLRAADRYGVPAPVTARLVEDLRTRP, encoded by the coding sequence GTGACGGAGCTGTGGAACTTTGCGGTGGTGGGCCCGGGTGGCGTCGGCGGATTGCTCGGCGCGGTGCTGGCGCGGGCCGGGCACGCGGTTCAGTATGTGGCCCGGCCGGACACCGCGGCGGCACTGAACGAGCGCGGGTTGAGCGTGCACAGCGCGCAGTTCGGCGACTTCCATGTGCCGGCGCCGGCCGTACCCCGGCTCGCCGGGCCGGTCGACGCGTGCCTGGTGGCGGTCAAGGCCACGCAGCTGGACGCGGCGCTGGAGTCGCTGCCGGCGCAGGCGGTGGGCGACGGCCTGGTGTTGCCGCTGCTCAACGGCGTCGACCACATGGAGGTGCTGCGCGGGCGCTATCCGGCCGGGCAGGTGGTCGCGGGCGCGATCCGGGTGGAGTCGACCCGTACCGCGGCCGGCCGGATCGAGCACACCAGCCCGTTCTCCTGGATGGAGTTGGCGAGCCACACCGCGCCGCCCGAGCGGGTCGACGCGCTGGCCGCCCGGCTGCGGCAGGCCGGCTTCGAGGTGACGGTCCGTGACGACGAGACCGCGCTGCTGTGGGACAAGCTCGCCTTCCTCGCACCGCTGGCGCTGCTCACCACGCACGCCGCCGGCCCGGTCGGGGAGGTACGCGAGCATCGGCGGGACGACCTGGAGGCGGTGATCGGCGAGGTCACCGCGGTCGCGGGCGCGGCCGGCGCCCAAGTGGACCCGGCGAAGATCCTCGACATGTTCGAACGGGTCCCCGCCGGCATGAAGTCGTCCATGCTCCGCGACGCCGAGGCGCACCGCCCGACCGAGCTGGACGCGATCGGCGGCGCGGTGCTGCGCGCGGCGGACCGGTACGGGGTGCCCGCACCGGTCACCGCCCGACTTGTCGAAGACCTCCGCACCAGGCCCTAG
- a CDS encoding helix-turn-helix domain-containing protein — MLLGAHLRRLREAQGVSREDAGWEIRASESKISRMELGRVGFKERDVADLLTLYGVDDTEERQRLLALAQDANTPGWWHRYGDVLPSWFQSYLGLEAAAALIRSYEVQFIPGLLQTRDYARAVVMLGHARAPQEEIGRRVDLRMRRQQVLTRAEPPQLWAVLDESALRRPIGGPEVMRGQIEALIDATKMRHVRLQIVPFAAGGHAGAGGSFSILRFPERDLPDVVYIEHLTSALYLDRREDVEEYTVAMDTLCVEADTPDRTVDILTRILRDLDA, encoded by the coding sequence ATGCTGCTCGGCGCACATCTGCGCAGGCTGCGCGAGGCTCAGGGGGTCAGCCGGGAGGACGCCGGATGGGAGATCCGGGCGTCCGAGTCAAAGATCAGCCGGATGGAGCTGGGGCGCGTCGGCTTCAAGGAGCGCGACGTCGCCGACCTGCTCACCCTGTACGGCGTCGACGACACGGAGGAGCGCCAGCGCCTGCTCGCCCTCGCCCAGGACGCCAACACCCCCGGCTGGTGGCACCGGTACGGCGACGTGCTGCCCAGCTGGTTCCAGTCGTACCTGGGACTGGAGGCGGCCGCGGCGCTGATCCGGTCGTACGAGGTCCAATTCATCCCCGGGCTGTTGCAGACCCGCGACTACGCCCGCGCCGTCGTAATGCTGGGCCACGCCCGGGCGCCGCAGGAGGAGATCGGGCGCCGGGTCGACCTGCGGATGCGGCGCCAGCAAGTCCTGACGCGGGCGGAGCCACCGCAGCTGTGGGCCGTGCTGGACGAGAGCGCGCTGCGCCGCCCGATCGGCGGGCCCGAGGTGATGCGCGGCCAGATCGAGGCGCTCATCGACGCCACCAAGATGCGCCACGTACGGCTCCAGATCGTGCCGTTCGCCGCGGGTGGGCACGCGGGCGCGGGCGGCTCGTTCAGCATCCTGCGCTTCCCGGAGCGCGACCTGCCCGACGTCGTCTACATCGAACACCTCACCAGCGCCCTCTACCTCGACCGGCGCGAGGACGTCGAGGAGTACACCGTCGCGATGGACACCCTCTGCGTCGAGGCGGACACCCCCGACCGCACCGTCGACATACTCACCCGCATCCTGCGCGACCTCGACGCCTAA
- a CDS encoding DUF397 domain-containing protein translates to MHALHWQKSRRSNPSGNCVELARLPEGGIAVRNSRDPGGPVLVYTLDEVAAFIAGARDGDFDDLIH, encoded by the coding sequence ATGCATGCTCTCCACTGGCAGAAGAGTCGCCGCAGCAACCCGAGCGGAAACTGCGTCGAACTGGCGCGGTTGCCCGAGGGCGGGATCGCCGTGCGCAACTCCAGAGATCCCGGTGGTCCGGTGCTCGTGTACACGTTGGACGAGGTCGCAGCGTTCATCGCCGGCGCGCGCGACGGCGACTTCGACGACCTGATCCACTAG
- a CDS encoding GGDEF domain-containing protein encodes MDWPAPVVFALFVASVLVAGVALGTSRHWRCRARLAEAVAADLMQALRAERDVASRDPLTALLNRREFYRRGAELMADPQGQHLVMVVVDIDHFKQVNDRYGHATGDEVLVNTARRLAGYAGRNPVARFGGDEFVGLLATEAGGTVDDQWLRETEERLAATLATPIPVRDGTVLVTVSVGLAPVRGGADLADVLRRADAAMYRAKGHRKRTTQPRRHSSPGRLAPHQKLAWHQGGQTPALP; translated from the coding sequence ATGGACTGGCCGGCGCCGGTGGTATTTGCGCTCTTTGTCGCGTCTGTCCTCGTCGCTGGCGTAGCTCTGGGGACGAGCAGACACTGGCGATGCCGCGCGCGGCTGGCCGAGGCCGTGGCCGCCGATTTGATGCAGGCACTGCGCGCGGAGCGTGACGTGGCCAGCCGCGACCCGCTCACCGCGCTGCTCAACCGGCGCGAGTTCTACCGGCGCGGCGCCGAGCTGATGGCCGACCCGCAGGGCCAGCACCTCGTCATGGTCGTGGTCGACATCGACCACTTCAAGCAGGTCAACGACCGGTACGGCCACGCCACCGGGGACGAGGTGCTGGTGAACACCGCCCGCCGCCTCGCCGGGTACGCCGGCCGCAACCCGGTCGCCCGCTTCGGTGGCGACGAGTTCGTCGGGCTCCTCGCCACCGAAGCGGGCGGCACCGTCGACGATCAGTGGCTGCGCGAGACCGAGGAGCGGCTCGCCGCGACGCTCGCCACGCCGATCCCGGTCCGGGACGGCACCGTCCTGGTCACCGTGTCGGTCGGGCTGGCGCCGGTACGCGGCGGCGCGGATCTCGCGGACGTGCTGCGCCGCGCCGACGCCGCCATGTACCGCGCGAAGGGCCACCGCAAGCGGACGACCCAGCCCCGGCGCCACTCCTCGCCCGGCCGGCTGGCGCCGCACCAGAAGCTGGCGTGGCACCAGGGCGGGCAAACCCCGGCGCTCCCGTAG
- a CDS encoding acyltransferase domain-containing protein, whose translation MDLDDTAARLGVPVEDVDRVYQLAGDRPSAPLPAKADAPAILDRLAVRPDDAAEIMAGWPDPDSPLWTPELRWLLDRSIALVRADLGGHDWLPPGPELPRERGPAWRHLYVYAYLALVDVVTGYHREHGIADAVSWATLADLGRNLAIDRRMRREGWPVMQSWLTLHARGAVYELGRLQHQRGDTAIGLHITESGPMTPEAVAASLDGARAFFPRHFPDESYTEFSCGSWLLDPQLLEYLPEDSNIVRFQRRFELEPYEEPEGIDADVEVLRFVFRTLTTPLDQLPRHTVLQRAIVDHLTAGRHWQWRRGHFPI comes from the coding sequence GTGGATCTGGACGACACCGCCGCCCGGCTCGGGGTACCCGTCGAGGACGTCGACCGTGTGTACCAGCTCGCCGGCGACCGCCCGTCGGCTCCGCTGCCCGCCAAGGCCGACGCGCCCGCGATCCTCGACCGGCTCGCGGTGCGGCCGGACGACGCCGCCGAGATCATGGCGGGCTGGCCCGACCCCGACTCCCCACTGTGGACTCCGGAGCTGCGCTGGCTGCTCGACCGCTCGATCGCCCTGGTACGCGCCGATCTCGGGGGCCACGACTGGCTGCCGCCCGGTCCGGAGCTGCCACGCGAACGGGGCCCCGCCTGGCGGCATCTCTACGTGTACGCGTACCTGGCCCTGGTCGACGTCGTCACGGGGTACCACCGCGAGCACGGCATCGCCGATGCCGTGTCCTGGGCGACCCTCGCGGACCTGGGCCGCAACCTCGCGATCGACCGGCGGATGCGCCGCGAGGGCTGGCCGGTCATGCAAAGCTGGCTGACGCTGCACGCGCGCGGCGCCGTCTACGAGCTGGGCCGGCTGCAGCACCAGCGCGGCGACACCGCCATCGGTCTGCACATCACCGAGTCGGGGCCGATGACCCCGGAGGCGGTCGCGGCCTCGCTCGACGGGGCCCGCGCGTTCTTCCCGCGCCACTTCCCCGACGAGAGCTACACGGAGTTCTCCTGCGGCTCGTGGCTGCTCGACCCGCAACTGCTGGAGTACCTGCCCGAGGACTCCAACATCGTCCGGTTCCAGCGCAGGTTCGAGCTGGAGCCCTACGAGGAGCCGGAAGGGATCGACGCCGACGTCGAGGTGCTGCGGTTCGTGTTCCGCACCCTGACCACGCCGCTGGACCAGCTGCCGCGCCACACCGTGCTGCAGCGCGCGATCGTCGACCACCTGACGGCCGGCCGCCACTGGCAGTGGCGCCGCGGCCACTTCCCGATCTAG
- a CDS encoding Pycsar system effector family protein, which produces MAGEFDLYEEFKFAREEVRTADQKAGHLLTAVGLLAAVGLATVTTAPDQGWPRWLLVAALVCAFSAMLLLLAALRPKTPRVIGPHRYFRYYASLKTDADRFLADMPTLVEDRRQATMILAAARLAAFKYRLIRVAVALIQLSVVIAVVSLALYAIRG; this is translated from the coding sequence ATGGCTGGGGAATTTGACTTGTACGAGGAGTTCAAGTTTGCCCGGGAAGAGGTGCGGACCGCCGACCAGAAGGCCGGGCACCTGCTCACCGCCGTCGGTCTGCTGGCCGCGGTGGGGTTGGCGACCGTCACCACCGCCCCCGACCAGGGCTGGCCGCGGTGGCTCCTCGTGGCGGCGCTGGTGTGCGCCTTCTCCGCCATGTTGCTGTTGCTGGCGGCGCTGCGCCCCAAGACGCCCCGGGTGATCGGGCCGCATCGCTACTTCCGCTACTACGCCAGCCTCAAAACAGACGCCGACAGATTCCTCGCGGACATGCCGACGCTCGTGGAAGACCGGCGACAGGCCACCATGATCCTGGCCGCCGCCCGGCTCGCCGCCTTCAAGTACCGGCTCATCCGGGTGGCCGTCGCCCTGATTCAGCTGTCCGTCGTCATCGCCGTTGTCTCACTTGCCTTGTACGCGATCCGCGGTTAG
- a CDS encoding aminotransferase class V-fold PLP-dependent enzyme: MTGVIAPPRAALLERIRAGIIGEGEVLDGPYGPRRITYADYTASGRSLDFIEDAIRTQVLPRYANTHTESSGTGLATGRLREDAREIIHDAVGGADDHLVIFCGSGATTAVNKLIGIMELRGAAPSGPRPVVFVGPYEHHSNELPWRETYADVVPIGADRDGHIDLAELAAQLQRHADRPLRIGSFSAASNVTGILSDADTIAALLHAHGALSFWDYAAAGPYVQIRVRESAPGARDHKDAIFLSPHKFIGGPQTPGVLVVRRELVRNAVPTVPGGGTVAFVDPAYHRYLDDPVAREEGGTPAIVESIRAGLVFALKESVGAEAIQANEERLWKRALHRWSGNPHIDLLGNPDARRLSIVSLRIRRGERYLHHNFVVAVLNDLFGIQARGGCSCAGPYGHRLLAIDMAHSFAFRQEVGQGCEGIKPGWTRINFNYFISDTVADYLIDAVDLIARYGHRLLVDYRFDPHTGLWRHRDGVARTPLRLHDLRYAPDGTLLCPGRRPYAGEEALEGYLRTARALLATYPKQIDSGPTGLDSDFEALRWFHLPPACLGRTASH, translated from the coding sequence ATGACGGGGGTGATCGCACCACCAAGGGCAGCGCTGCTGGAACGGATCCGGGCCGGCATCATCGGCGAGGGCGAGGTGCTCGACGGGCCGTACGGGCCGCGCCGCATCACGTACGCCGACTACACCGCGTCCGGCCGGTCGCTGGACTTCATCGAGGACGCCATCCGCACCCAGGTGCTCCCCCGGTACGCCAACACCCACACCGAGAGCTCCGGCACCGGGCTGGCCACCGGCCGGCTGCGCGAGGACGCCCGCGAGATCATCCACGACGCCGTGGGCGGCGCCGACGACCATCTGGTGATCTTCTGCGGCTCGGGGGCCACCACCGCGGTCAACAAGCTGATCGGCATCATGGAACTGCGCGGCGCTGCCCCGTCCGGGCCGCGCCCCGTGGTTTTCGTCGGGCCGTACGAGCACCACTCCAACGAGCTGCCCTGGCGGGAGACCTACGCGGACGTGGTGCCCATCGGCGCCGACCGGGACGGCCACATCGACCTGGCCGAGCTCGCCGCCCAGCTCCAGCGGCACGCCGACCGCCCGCTGCGGATCGGCAGCTTCTCCGCCGCCTCCAACGTCACCGGCATCCTGTCCGACGCGGACACCATCGCCGCCCTGCTGCACGCGCACGGCGCGCTGTCCTTCTGGGACTACGCCGCCGCCGGCCCCTACGTCCAGATCCGGGTACGCGAGTCGGCGCCTGGCGCGCGCGACCACAAGGACGCCATCTTCCTGTCCCCGCACAAGTTCATCGGCGGCCCGCAGACCCCGGGCGTCCTGGTGGTACGCCGGGAGTTGGTCCGCAACGCGGTGCCGACCGTGCCCGGCGGCGGCACGGTCGCGTTCGTCGACCCCGCCTACCACCGCTACCTCGACGACCCGGTCGCCCGCGAGGAGGGCGGCACCCCGGCCATTGTGGAGTCGATCCGGGCCGGGCTGGTCTTCGCCCTGAAGGAGTCCGTCGGCGCCGAGGCCATCCAGGCCAACGAGGAACGCCTGTGGAAGCGGGCGCTGCACCGCTGGTCCGGCAACCCGCACATCGACCTGCTCGGCAACCCCGACGCCCGGCGACTGTCCATTGTGTCGCTGCGGATCCGGCGCGGCGAACGCTATCTGCACCACAACTTCGTCGTCGCGGTCCTCAACGACCTGTTCGGCATCCAGGCCCGCGGCGGCTGCTCCTGCGCCGGCCCGTACGGCCACCGCCTGCTCGCCATCGACATGGCCCACTCGTTCGCCTTCCGCCAGGAGGTCGGCCAGGGCTGCGAAGGCATCAAGCCCGGCTGGACCCGGATCAACTTCAACTACTTCATCTCCGACACCGTCGCCGACTACCTCATCGACGCGGTCGACCTCATCGCCCGGTACGGCCACCGCCTGCTCGTCGACTACCGCTTCGACCCGCACACCGGGCTGTGGCGGCACCGCGACGGCGTGGCCCGCACGCCGCTGCGCCTGCACGACCTGCGGTACGCCCCGGACGGCACCCTGCTGTGCCCCGGCCGCCGCCCGTACGCCGGCGAGGAGGCGCTGGAGGGCTACCTGCGTACGGCGAGGGCGTTGCTTGCGACGTACCCCAAGCAGATCGACAGTGGACCCACGGGCCTGGACAGCGACTTCGAGGCCCTGCGCTGGTTCCACCTGCCCCCGGCGTGCCTGGGACGCACCGCGTCCCATTGA